Part of the Flavobacterium sp. KS-LB2 genome is shown below.
GCACGTCTGTAAGAAATTCTACTTTCGATTTGACGACAGATGCTTGTAGCAACTAGATACGCGTCAAGTTCAGGTCTTTTGATTTCAAATATGTTGATTTGAACCTCTTTGTCAGTAATTTTCTTAAGTTCCTCTTTCAACTTGTCTACCTCTTGTCCACCTTTTCCGATAATGATACCAGGTCTAGCAGTAGTGATAGTAACGGTTACAAGTTTCAAAGTTCTCTCGATGATTACTTTTGATACACTAGCTTTTGATAAACGAGCATGGATATACTTTCTGATTTTATGATCTTCGGCAAGTTTATCACCGTAATCATTTCCACCATACCAGTTTGAGTCCCACCCTCTGATGATACCAAGTCTATTTCCAATTGGATTTGTCTTTTGTCCCATGCTGCTTAAGAATTGCTTTGTGTGTTATTGATAGCCCCAAGCACGATTGTTACGTGATTAGAACGTTTTCTTATTCTGTGTGCTCTTCCTTGTGGCGCTGGACGAAGTCTTTTCAACATCATTCCACCATCAACACGGATTTCCTTAACAAATAAACCAGCTTCTTCCATATTAGCTTCAGGGTTTTTAGCTTGCCAGTTAGCAATTACTGATAAAACCAATTTTTCTAATTTTCTTGAAGCTTCTTTAGAACTAAATCTTAAGATGTTAAGTGCTCTTTCTACCTTCTGACCTCTTACCAAGTCCGCTACTAAGCGCATTTTTCTAGGTGAAGTAGGGCAGTTATTCAATTTTGCGAAGGCCAAAGACTTATTCGCCTCTTTTCTTGCGTCTGCTGTTTCTCTTTTACGAACTCCCATTGCTTCTTATTTTTTACCTTTATTTTTTGCTCCAGCATGACCTCTAAAAGACCTAGTTGGTGAAAATTCTCCTAATTTGTGACCTACCATGTTTTCTGTTACGTAAACTGGTACAAATTGACGACCGTTATGAACTGCGATAGTTTGTCCAACAAAGTCTGGAGTAATCATAGAAGCTCTAGACCATGTCTTAACCACTCCTTTATTTCCACCTGCGATGTTTTCTTGAACTTTCTTGTCTAACTTATAATGAACGAAAGGTCCTTTTTTTAATGAACGTGCCATATCTTATTATTTCTTTCTACGTTCTACGATATACTTGTTACTCGGGTTTTTCTTAGAACGAGTTCTATAACCTTTAGCTGGTATTCCATTTCTTGAACGTGGATGTCCACCAGAAGAACGTCCTTCACCACCACCCATTGGGTGATCGACAGGGTTCATTGCAACAGGTCTTGTTCTAGGTCTTCTTCCTAACCATCTTGTTCTACCAGCTTTTCCTGATACAACTAATTGGTGGTCTGAATTAGAAACCGCTCCAATTGTAGCCGAACAAGTCAACAAGATCAATCTTGTCTCACCTGAAGGCATTTTGATTGTAGCATATTTTCCATCTCTTGCCATCAATTGAGCAAATGTTCCAGCAGAACGAGCGATTACAGCTCCTTGTCCTGGTCTCAATTCGATACAAGAAATTACAGTTCCAAGTGGAACTCTACTTAAAGGTAATGTATTACCAATTTCAGGTTGAGATTCTGGACCAGAAACTAATTTCTGACCAACTTTCAATCCGTTTTGAGCAATAACATACGTTTTCTCCCCATCAGCATACGCTAACAAAGCGATAAAAGCAGTACGATTTGGATCATATTCAATTGACTTAACCGTCGCAGGAATTCCTTCTTTTGTACGTTTAAAATCAATGATACGATATCTCTGCTTGTGACCACCACCCGTATAACGCATGGTCATCTTTCCTTGACTATTTCTACCACCAGAGTTTTTTATCGGCGCTATCAAAGAGCGTTCCGGCTTATCAGTTGTAATGGCGTCATAACCATTCACAACTCTAAATCGCTGACCTGGGGTAATAGGTTTTAATTTTCTTACTGACATTTTATCTTAGATATTGTTGTAAAAATCAATTGTTTCTCCTTCTTGTACTTGAACAATTGCTTTTTTGATTGCATTCGTCTTTCCACTGATTAAACCACTTTTAGTGTATTTTGTAGTTCTATCCGGTCTTACGTTCATCGTGTTAACACTCAAAATAGTTACTCCATAAGCAGCTTCAATAGCTTTCTTAATTTGCACTTTGTTTGCTTTTTTGTCAACAACAAATCCGAAGCGGTTTAAAACTTCACTTTCTTTGGTTACTTTTTCCGTTACTATAGGCTTAATTATGATGCTCATATCCTATTATTTACTTAAATTTTCTTCAATTATCTCCAAAGAACTCTCTAAAAGCACTAAATTATTAGCGTTTAATATAGCGTAAGTACTTAGTTCTAAGCTACTTACTACGCTAGAGCCTTTTAAATTGCGTGACGACAAATATACATTTTTATTTACATCACCCAACACAAACAGGGATTTTTTATTCTCTAACTCTAAAGCTTTCAAAACGTTGATGAAATTTTTAGTGTTTGGAGTTTCAAAATTAAAGTCTTCAAGAACGATAATGTTCGACTCTTTTGCTTTAATTGAGAAAGCAGATTTTCTAGCCAAACGTTTCAAGCTTTTATTCAATTTGAATGAATAACTTCTTGGTCTTGGTCCGAAAACTGTTCCACCACCTTTAAACAATGGATTCTTTGCACTACCCGCACGAGCAGTACCAGTTCCTTTTTGTTTTTTAATCTTACGAGTACTTCCCGCAACTTCAGCTCTTTCTTTAGCTTTGTGCGTTCCTTGTCTTTGATTAGCAAGATATTGCTTAACATCAAGGTATACTGCATGATTGTTTGGTTCTATACCAAATACTGAATCAGAAAGTTGAACTTTTCTTCCAGTATCTTTTCCGTTGAAATCTAATACTTTTGCTTCCATTACTTCTGAATGATTACATAAGAGTTGTTATGACCAGGAACACATCCTTTAATAACAAGTAGGTTCTTATCAGCCACTACTTTTAAAACTCTAAGGTTTTGAACTTTTACATTGTCTCCTCCCATACGTCCAGCCATACGCATTCCTTTGAATACTCTAGATGGATAAGAAGAAGCTCCTACAGAACCTGGCGCTCTTAAACGATTGTGTTGACCGTGAGTTGCTTGACCAACACCACCAAAACCGTGACGTTTTACAACCCCTTGAAAACCTTTACCTTTAGATACACCTTGTACATCTACAAATTCTCCTTCAGAAAAAATAGAAACATCAATAAGATCTCCTAATTTTTGCTCTGTTGCGAAATCTTGGAATTCAACGACTTTTTTCTTAGCTACAGTTCCCGCTTTTTTAAAGTGACCTAAAGCCGCTTTTGTGGAATGTTTCTCGTTTTTGTCATCGAAACCAAGTTGCAACGCTTCGTACCCGTCAACACCTTTGGTTCTGACTTGGGTAACAACACATGGTCCAGCTTCGATTACTGTACAAGGAATATTCTTCCCGTTCTCGTCGAAAATACTAGTCATGCCGATTTTTCTACCAATTAACCCAGACATAAATATTAATTATTAATTATTAAATATAAAAATAGAACACATCATTTAAGTGAACCCTATTTTTAAAGTGGTGCAAAAGTATAACTTATTTACACACAATCCAAAAAAAGTTTTCACTTAAACAAAGTGCTCTTTTTACTCTTAAGTAAATCCTTAAACTTTGATCTCTACTTCAACTCCACTAGGCAATTCTAATTTCATTAAAGCATCAATAGTTTTAGATGAAGATGAATAAATATCAATTAATCTCTTATATGACATTACTTCAAATTGCTCTCTCGCTTTTTTGTTAACGTGTGGAGAACGTAGAACAGTAAAAAGTTTTTTGTGTGTTGGCAATGGAATTGGTCCTGTAACAACTGCACCGGTACTTTTTACCGTTTTTACAATCTTCTCAGCAGACTTGTCTACCAACATGTGATCGTAAGATTTTAATTTTATTCTGATTTTTTGACTCATTTTCTTAAAGATTATGCGTTTCCTTTTGCTTTTTTGATAACTGCTTCTGAAATATTAGAAGGCGTTTCAGAGTAGTGTGAAAATTCCATAGTAGATGTTGCTCTACCTGACGAAAGTGTTCTTAACGTAGTAACGTATCCAAACATTTCAGACAACGGCACATCTGCTTTAATAGTTTTAGCACCAGCTCTATCACCCATATCATTCACCTGACCTCTACGACGGTTTATATCACCTACGATATCCCCCATGTTTTCTTCTGGTGTTATCACTTCCATTTTCATGATTGGCTCTAATATAACAGCACCAGCTGCTTTAGCTACCTCTCTATACCCCATTCTTGCTGCAAGCTCAAAAGAAAGTGCATCAGAATCCACAGGGTGAAAAGATCCGTCTAATAAAGTTACTTTCAAACTATCTACTTGATATCCTGCTAAAGGACCTGTTTTCATAGCTTCTCTAAAACCTTTTTCAACCGATGGGATATATTCTTTAGGAACGTTACCACCTTTTACCGCATTTACAAACTGCAATCCAACTGGAGCTTTACCATCAACTTCATCTGCTGGTTCCAAAATAAATACGATATCACCGAACTTACCTCGACCTCCAGATTGTTTTTTGTATGTTTCTCTATGTTGT
Proteins encoded:
- the rplD gene encoding 50S ribosomal protein L4, coding for MEAKVLDFNGKDTGRKVQLSDSVFGIEPNNHAVYLDVKQYLANQRQGTHKAKERAEVAGSTRKIKKQKGTGTARAGSAKNPLFKGGGTVFGPRPRSYSFKLNKSLKRLARKSAFSIKAKESNIIVLEDFNFETPNTKNFINVLKALELENKKSLFVLGDVNKNVYLSSRNLKGSSVVSSLELSTYAILNANNLVLLESSLEIIEENLSK
- the rpsJ gene encoding 30S ribosomal protein S10 gives rise to the protein MSQKIRIKLKSYDHMLVDKSAEKIVKTVKSTGAVVTGPIPLPTHKKLFTVLRSPHVNKKAREQFEVMSYKRLIDIYSSSSKTIDALMKLELPSGVEVEIKV
- the rpsS gene encoding 30S ribosomal protein S19 yields the protein MARSLKKGPFVHYKLDKKVQENIAGGNKGVVKTWSRASMITPDFVGQTIAVHNGRQFVPVYVTENMVGHKLGEFSPTRSFRGHAGAKNKGKK
- the rplC gene encoding 50S ribosomal protein L3; the protein is MSGLIGRKIGMTSIFDENGKNIPCTVIEAGPCVVTQVRTKGVDGYEALQLGFDDKNEKHSTKAALGHFKKAGTVAKKKVVEFQDFATEQKLGDLIDVSIFSEGEFVDVQGVSKGKGFQGVVKRHGFGGVGQATHGQHNRLRAPGSVGASSYPSRVFKGMRMAGRMGGDNVKVQNLRVLKVVADKNLLVIKGCVPGHNNSYVIIQK
- the rplW gene encoding 50S ribosomal protein L23; protein product: MSIIIKPIVTEKVTKESEVLNRFGFVVDKKANKVQIKKAIEAAYGVTILSVNTMNVRPDRTTKYTKSGLISGKTNAIKKAIVQVQEGETIDFYNNI
- the rpsC gene encoding 30S ribosomal protein S3; its protein translation is MGQKTNPIGNRLGIIRGWDSNWYGGNDYGDKLAEDHKIRKYIHARLSKASVSKVIIERTLKLVTVTITTARPGIIIGKGGQEVDKLKEELKKITDKEVQINIFEIKRPELDAYLVATSICRQIESRISYRRAIKMAIAASMRMNAEGIKVLISGRLNGAEMARSEGFKEGRIPLSTFRADIDYALAEAHTTYGRMGIKVWIMKGEVYGKRDLSPLAGMDKKQSGAGGKGGDSPRGDRKPFNKGGKPDARKRK
- the rplV gene encoding 50S ribosomal protein L22, with translation MGVRKRETADARKEANKSLAFAKLNNCPTSPRKMRLVADLVRGQKVERALNILRFSSKEASRKLEKLVLSVIANWQAKNPEANMEEAGLFVKEIRVDGGMMLKRLRPAPQGRAHRIRKRSNHVTIVLGAINNTQSNS
- the rplB gene encoding 50S ribosomal protein L2, with translation MSVRKLKPITPGQRFRVVNGYDAITTDKPERSLIAPIKNSGGRNSQGKMTMRYTGGGHKQRYRIIDFKRTKEGIPATVKSIEYDPNRTAFIALLAYADGEKTYVIAQNGLKVGQKLVSGPESQPEIGNTLPLSRVPLGTVISCIELRPGQGAVIARSAGTFAQLMARDGKYATIKMPSGETRLILLTCSATIGAVSNSDHQLVVSGKAGRTRWLGRRPRTRPVAMNPVDHPMGGGEGRSSGGHPRSRNGIPAKGYRTRSKKNPSNKYIVERRKK